One window from the genome of Hippocampus zosterae strain Florida chromosome 7, ASM2543408v3, whole genome shotgun sequence encodes:
- the daxx gene encoding death domain-associated protein 6 isoform X1 encodes MADVIVVDEEDVPRPPSSTLASSSSPRRVQLTTATHVTQSTLALANKNKHVLQAENHKLFSEFMEHVVAVTQDCPQVLEYLKMNHAKARTDYLSSVEFRNSLGRCLTRLEAKRSRVFVYIYELCMVLKQHKDRSRKKKKRETPSTSASDCLHSTLLKSESQTAETGVQVQEGNPAAQDEKPSTSGLQEDQQKEEEEASRASRKQIAYLENLLKVYDDEICRLQRTELSLEDLDAEDSLYIQEHKLKRKMMKIYNKLCELKDCSLLTGRILERKILYSDTSYPEISRKIQRYINSPEVCLNPPDYQDILQQVQLASKRHNLQLSSKELERIARKAFTDTGSKIQQRRHHDLLYDFGCQLTSEYRPDNDPALKDPTLLRKLENNRELGLNRLEDVINKYAIQQDNADKKDRARRHFEESDEEEEEDDGDDVSSEADIEEEIQASNQQNGPDDDKDGGNEAEKMSANSNEEVPTMGNGRVAAATDDEAVTSRLLPDAGISGISALSSHTSAIDSPSQSESTQPCESSPDENAPAAASEPTHPANQVTRYQSSGTDLPVTLNGAPLPLTLEMTCHSPITNGTSPPLSSTPNYRLSRSHKRKMLDAAPKRNHIDANDRDVEVLLDMGVICASPLRAVDRSDCQPVSSSQSPPPKKYKVNVATQCDPLEIIELSDSE; translated from the exons TTTATGGAGCACGTCGTGGCCGTGACCCAGGACTGCCCTCAGGTGTTGGAATACCTGAAGATGAACCACGCCAAAGCCCGTACAGACTACCTGTCGTCAGTGGAGTTTCGTAACAGCTTGGGTCGATGTTTGACCCGCCTGGAGGCCAAGCGTTCCAGGGTGTTTGTCTACATCTACGAACTGTGCATGGTGCTCAAGCAGCACAAAGACAggagcaggaagaagaaaaaacgtgAAACCCCCTCTACTTCCGCATCGGATTGTCTTCACTCTACCTTGTTAAAAAGTGAAAGCCAGACTGCCGAGACAGGTGTGCAAGTACAAGAGGGAAACCCGGCGGCCCAAGACGAGAAGCCTTCTACGTCTGGTCTTCAGGAAGACCAGcagaaagaggaggaagaggcaaGCAGGGCCTCCAGGAAGCAG ATTGCGTATCTGGAGAACCTGCTGAAAGTCTACGACGACGAGATCTGCCGCCTGCAGCGGACCGAACTCTCGCTGGAGGACCTGGATGCTGAGGACTCTCTGTACATTCAGGAGCACAAACTCAAGCGCAAG ATGATGAAGATCTACAACAAGCTGTGCGAGCTGAAGGACTGCAGCTTGCTGACGGGGCGAATCCTCGAGCGGAAAATCCTCTACAGCGACACCAGCTATCCGGAGATCAGCAGGAAG ATCCAGCGCTACATCAACAGCCCCGAAGTCTGTCTGAACCCGCCCGACTACCAGGACATCCTCCAGCAGGTGCAGCTGGCCAGCAAGCGACACAACCTACAGCTGAGCAGCAAGGAGCTGGAGCGGATTGCCCGCAAGGCCTTCACCGACACCGGCAGCAAAATCCAGCAGAGGCGCCACCACGACCTCCTTTACGACTTTGGCTGCCAGCTTACCAGTGAATACAGACCTG ACAACGACCCGGCGCTGAAGGACCCCACGCTGCTCCGGAAGCTAGAGAACAACCGCGAGCTGGGTCTGAACCGCCTGGAGGACGTCATCAACAAATACGCTATCCAACAGGACAACGCGGACAAGAAGGACCGGGCGCGGCGGCACTTCGAAGAG TcggatgaagaagaggaggaggacgacggcgACGACGTGTCCTCAGAAGCAGACATTGAAGAAGAGATCCAAGCCAGCAACCAGCAGAATGGACCAG ATGACGACAAAGATGGTGGCAACGAGGCGGAGAAAATGAGCGCCAACTCCAATGAGGAAGTGCCGACGATGGGAAACGGCAGGGTGGCGGCGGCGACGGACGACGAGGCAGTCACCAGCCGCCTCCTCCCTGACGCTGGCATCTCGGGCATCTCGGCGCTGTCGAGTCACACATCTGCCATTGACAGCcccagccaatcagagtccaCGCAGCCCTGCGAGTCCTCACCTGACGAGAATGCCCCCGCCGCCGCATCAGAGCCCACCCATCCTGCCAACCAGGTCACCAGATACCAGAG CAGCGGCACGGACCTGCCAGTTACCTTGAATGGGGCACCCTTACCTCTCACGCTGGAGATGACGTGTCACTCGCCCATCACCAACGGCACCTCGCCACCACTTTCGTCAACACCCAACTACAGACTGAGCAGGAGCCACAAGAGGAAAATGCTGGACGCTGCGCCGAAGCGGAATCACATCGATGCCAACGACAG AGATGTGGAGGTGCTGCTGGACATGGGCGTCATCTGCGCCTCTCCTCTGCGGGCCGTCGACCGGTCCGACTGCCAGCCGGTCAGCAGTTCACAATCTCCACCCCCCAAGAAGTACAAA GTTAACGTGGCCACCCAGTGCGACCCCTTGGAGATCATTGAACTGTCCGACTCGGAATGA
- the daxx gene encoding death domain-associated protein 6 isoform X2 yields the protein MADVIVVDEEDVPRPPSSTLASSSSPRRVQLTTATHVTQSTLALANKNKHVLQAENHKLFSEFMEHVVAVTQDCPQVLEYLKMNHAKARTDYLSSVEFRNSLGRCLTRLEAKRSRVFVYIYELCMVLKQHKDRSRKKKKRETPSTSASDCLHSTLLKSESQTAETGVQVQEGNPAAQDEKPSTSGLQEDQQKEEEEASRASRKQIAYLENLLKVYDDEICRLQRTELSLEDLDAEDSLYIQEHKLKRKMMKIYNKLCELKDCSLLTGRILERKILYSDTSYPEISRKIQRYINSPEVCLNPPDYQDILQQVQLASKRHNLQLSSKELERIARKAFTDTGSKIQQRRHHDLLYDFGCQLTSEYRPDNDPALKDPTLLRKLENNRELGLNRLEDVINKYAIQQDNADKKDRARRHFEESDEEEEEDDGDDVSSEADIEEEIQASNQQNGPDGGNEAEKMSANSNEEVPTMGNGRVAAATDDEAVTSRLLPDAGISGISALSSHTSAIDSPSQSESTQPCESSPDENAPAAASEPTHPANQVTRYQSSGTDLPVTLNGAPLPLTLEMTCHSPITNGTSPPLSSTPNYRLSRSHKRKMLDAAPKRNHIDANDRDVEVLLDMGVICASPLRAVDRSDCQPVSSSQSPPPKKYKVNVATQCDPLEIIELSDSE from the exons TTTATGGAGCACGTCGTGGCCGTGACCCAGGACTGCCCTCAGGTGTTGGAATACCTGAAGATGAACCACGCCAAAGCCCGTACAGACTACCTGTCGTCAGTGGAGTTTCGTAACAGCTTGGGTCGATGTTTGACCCGCCTGGAGGCCAAGCGTTCCAGGGTGTTTGTCTACATCTACGAACTGTGCATGGTGCTCAAGCAGCACAAAGACAggagcaggaagaagaaaaaacgtgAAACCCCCTCTACTTCCGCATCGGATTGTCTTCACTCTACCTTGTTAAAAAGTGAAAGCCAGACTGCCGAGACAGGTGTGCAAGTACAAGAGGGAAACCCGGCGGCCCAAGACGAGAAGCCTTCTACGTCTGGTCTTCAGGAAGACCAGcagaaagaggaggaagaggcaaGCAGGGCCTCCAGGAAGCAG ATTGCGTATCTGGAGAACCTGCTGAAAGTCTACGACGACGAGATCTGCCGCCTGCAGCGGACCGAACTCTCGCTGGAGGACCTGGATGCTGAGGACTCTCTGTACATTCAGGAGCACAAACTCAAGCGCAAG ATGATGAAGATCTACAACAAGCTGTGCGAGCTGAAGGACTGCAGCTTGCTGACGGGGCGAATCCTCGAGCGGAAAATCCTCTACAGCGACACCAGCTATCCGGAGATCAGCAGGAAG ATCCAGCGCTACATCAACAGCCCCGAAGTCTGTCTGAACCCGCCCGACTACCAGGACATCCTCCAGCAGGTGCAGCTGGCCAGCAAGCGACACAACCTACAGCTGAGCAGCAAGGAGCTGGAGCGGATTGCCCGCAAGGCCTTCACCGACACCGGCAGCAAAATCCAGCAGAGGCGCCACCACGACCTCCTTTACGACTTTGGCTGCCAGCTTACCAGTGAATACAGACCTG ACAACGACCCGGCGCTGAAGGACCCCACGCTGCTCCGGAAGCTAGAGAACAACCGCGAGCTGGGTCTGAACCGCCTGGAGGACGTCATCAACAAATACGCTATCCAACAGGACAACGCGGACAAGAAGGACCGGGCGCGGCGGCACTTCGAAGAG TcggatgaagaagaggaggaggacgacggcgACGACGTGTCCTCAGAAGCAGACATTGAAGAAGAGATCCAAGCCAGCAACCAGCAGAATGGACCAG ATGGTGGCAACGAGGCGGAGAAAATGAGCGCCAACTCCAATGAGGAAGTGCCGACGATGGGAAACGGCAGGGTGGCGGCGGCGACGGACGACGAGGCAGTCACCAGCCGCCTCCTCCCTGACGCTGGCATCTCGGGCATCTCGGCGCTGTCGAGTCACACATCTGCCATTGACAGCcccagccaatcagagtccaCGCAGCCCTGCGAGTCCTCACCTGACGAGAATGCCCCCGCCGCCGCATCAGAGCCCACCCATCCTGCCAACCAGGTCACCAGATACCAGAG CAGCGGCACGGACCTGCCAGTTACCTTGAATGGGGCACCCTTACCTCTCACGCTGGAGATGACGTGTCACTCGCCCATCACCAACGGCACCTCGCCACCACTTTCGTCAACACCCAACTACAGACTGAGCAGGAGCCACAAGAGGAAAATGCTGGACGCTGCGCCGAAGCGGAATCACATCGATGCCAACGACAG AGATGTGGAGGTGCTGCTGGACATGGGCGTCATCTGCGCCTCTCCTCTGCGGGCCGTCGACCGGTCCGACTGCCAGCCGGTCAGCAGTTCACAATCTCCACCCCCCAAGAAGTACAAA GTTAACGTGGCCACCCAGTGCGACCCCTTGGAGATCATTGAACTGTCCGACTCGGAATGA